Proteins from a single region of Streptomyces vinaceus:
- a CDS encoding alpha/beta family hydrolase, with protein sequence MTTRTRTESVDTPAGEARITWHPVPARTAARLVLAVSHGAGGGIEARDLQALAAVLPAQGVTVALVEQPWRVAGKKVAAAPKVLDEGWRGLWPALAKPGPPVVAGGRSAGARVACRTAAELGAAGVLALAFPLHPPGRPEKSRAGELTGAGRPTLVVQGGRDPFGRPGEFPAPAAQEPYELVEVPYADHGFAVPKKADLTQDEALGVITGAVAAWLDGLPL encoded by the coding sequence ATGACCACGCGTACGCGCACCGAGAGCGTCGACACCCCGGCGGGCGAGGCCCGCATCACCTGGCACCCGGTCCCCGCCCGTACGGCGGCCCGCCTCGTGCTGGCCGTCAGCCACGGCGCCGGCGGCGGGATCGAGGCCCGCGACCTCCAGGCCCTGGCCGCCGTCCTGCCCGCGCAGGGGGTCACCGTGGCCCTCGTCGAGCAGCCGTGGCGGGTCGCCGGGAAGAAGGTGGCCGCCGCACCCAAGGTGCTGGACGAGGGCTGGCGGGGCCTGTGGCCCGCACTGGCGAAGCCCGGGCCGCCCGTGGTGGCGGGCGGCCGCAGCGCCGGCGCCCGGGTCGCCTGCCGCACGGCCGCCGAGCTGGGGGCGGCCGGGGTGCTGGCCCTGGCGTTCCCGCTGCACCCGCCGGGGCGCCCGGAGAAGTCCCGGGCCGGGGAGCTCACCGGCGCCGGGCGGCCCACCCTGGTGGTCCAGGGGGGCCGCGACCCGTTCGGGAGGCCCGGGGAGTTCCCGGCGCCGGCCGCGCAGGAGCCGTACGAGCTGGTGGAGGTCCCGTACGCCGATCACGGCTTCGCCGTGCCGAAGAAGGCGGACCTGACCCAGGACGAGGCCCTCGGGGTGATCACCGGGGCGGTCGCCGCCTGGCTCGACGGACTACCCCTCTGA
- a CDS encoding SOS response-associated peptidase, whose product MCGRYAASRGPEDLVEAFGIEKWEPEETLAPDWNVAPTKEVHVVLDRPVKDAADPRPVRQLRTVKWGLVPSWAKNPDGAARMINARSETVAEKPSFRRPFAQRRCIVPADGYYEWVTAHDERQLEVEGKKKRARKQPYFVLPADGSVFAMAGIYEFWRDPALPADHPQAWWATCSVITAEAETEPLGVAPAEGPASLAEIHPRMPLMLTPDRWDAWLDPARTDPDELQALLAPPPGGLMRAYPVSTAVSNVRNNGPELLHELAAPEEATLF is encoded by the coding sequence ATGTGCGGACGGTATGCAGCGAGTCGTGGGCCGGAGGACCTGGTGGAGGCCTTCGGCATCGAGAAGTGGGAGCCCGAGGAGACCCTGGCACCCGACTGGAACGTGGCCCCGACCAAGGAGGTCCACGTCGTCCTCGACCGTCCCGTGAAAGACGCCGCGGACCCGCGTCCGGTTCGTCAGCTGCGCACGGTGAAGTGGGGGCTCGTCCCCTCCTGGGCGAAGAACCCCGACGGCGCCGCCCGGATGATCAACGCCCGGTCCGAGACCGTGGCCGAGAAGCCCTCCTTCCGCCGCCCCTTCGCACAGCGCCGGTGCATCGTCCCCGCCGACGGCTACTACGAGTGGGTCACCGCCCACGACGAGCGGCAGCTGGAGGTCGAGGGCAAGAAGAAGCGGGCACGCAAGCAGCCCTACTTCGTCCTCCCCGCCGACGGCTCCGTCTTCGCGATGGCCGGGATATACGAGTTCTGGCGCGACCCGGCCCTTCCCGCCGACCACCCGCAGGCCTGGTGGGCGACCTGCTCGGTGATCACCGCCGAGGCCGAGACCGAGCCGCTGGGCGTGGCCCCGGCCGAGGGGCCGGCCTCGCTCGCCGAGATCCACCCGCGGATGCCGCTGATGCTGACCCCGGACCGCTGGGACGCCTGGCTGGACCCGGCCCGTACCGACCCAGACGAGCTCCAGGCCCTGCTGGCACCGCCGCCCGGCGGGCTCATGCGCGCGTACCCGGTGTCCACCGCCGTCAGCAACGTGCGCAACAACGGACCGGAGCTGCTGCACGAGCTGGCCGCGCCGGAGGAGGCCACGCTCTTCTAG
- a CDS encoding M50 family metallopeptidase translates to MNSSPDSIATAGLWDRLTGIQTPPALWLVIVTGVVALAAVGPRPLWRLSRNAVTIAHEGGHGLLALLTGRRLDGIRLHSDTSGVTVSRGKPTGLGMILTAAAGYTAPSLLGLGGAALLSAHRITLLLWAATALLLAMLVMIRNAYGALTVVVSGAAFVLVSWLAPAEVQAVFAYVVVWFLLLGGVRPVFELGAKRRGGGAPDSDADQLGRLTHVHPVAWLLLFHAVALCSLIGGGRWLLGL, encoded by the coding sequence ATGAACAGCTCTCCGGACAGCATCGCGACCGCCGGCCTGTGGGACCGGCTCACGGGTATACAGACCCCGCCGGCCCTGTGGCTGGTGATCGTGACGGGCGTCGTCGCCCTGGCCGCCGTGGGTCCGCGCCCCCTGTGGCGGCTGTCACGCAACGCCGTGACCATCGCCCACGAGGGCGGCCACGGGCTGCTGGCGCTCCTGACCGGGCGGCGTCTCGACGGGATCCGGCTGCACTCCGACACCAGCGGGGTCACCGTCAGCCGCGGCAAGCCGACCGGACTCGGGATGATCCTGACCGCCGCGGCCGGGTACACGGCGCCCTCGCTGCTCGGGCTCGGCGGGGCCGCGCTGCTGTCGGCGCACCGGATCACGCTGCTGCTGTGGGCGGCCACCGCCCTGCTGCTGGCGATGCTGGTGATGATCCGCAACGCGTACGGCGCCCTGACCGTGGTGGTGTCGGGCGCCGCGTTCGTACTGGTCTCCTGGCTGGCCCCGGCCGAGGTCCAGGCGGTCTTCGCGTACGTGGTGGTGTGGTTCCTGCTGCTGGGCGGGGTGCGGCCGGTCTTCGAGCTCGGGGCCAAGCGGCGGGGCGGCGGGGCGCCGGATTCCGACGCGGACCAGCTGGGGCGCCTCACCCACGTCCACCCGGTGGCCTGGCTGCTCCTCTTCCACGCCGTCGCGCTGTGCTCGCTGATCGGCGGCGGGCGCTGGCTCCTCGGCCTCTGA
- the aroA gene encoding 3-phosphoshikimate 1-carboxyvinyltransferase produces MTETPALPALWPAPLADGTVHATVTVPGSKSVTNRALVLAALAAEPGWVRRPLRSRDSRLMSDALRALGVGIEETASSSSGDGAGGEAWRVIPAALHGPATVDVGNAGTVMRFLPPVATLASGDIRFDGDPRSYERPLGQVISALRTLGARIDDDGRGALPLTVQGGGALEGGVVEIDASNSSQFVSALLLSGPRFNQGVEVRHTGTTLPSMPHIRMTVEMLRAAGAQVDTPEAGGEPNVWRVAPSALLGRDVIVEPDLSNAQPFLAAALITGGTVTIPDWPRRTTQPGDELRRIFTEMGGSCELTDAGLVFTGSGKIHGIDVDLGEVGELTPGIAAVAALADSPSTLRGVAHLRLHETDRLAALTKEINELGGDVTETADGLHIRPRPLHGGVFHTYDDHRMATAGAVIGLAVEGVRIENVATTAKTLPDFPKMWTDMLGEAPRVAGA; encoded by the coding sequence ATGACCGAGACCCCCGCGCTCCCCGCCCTCTGGCCCGCTCCGCTCGCCGACGGCACCGTCCACGCCACCGTCACCGTGCCCGGGTCGAAGTCGGTCACCAACCGCGCCCTCGTCCTCGCGGCGCTCGCCGCCGAGCCGGGCTGGGTGCGCCGCCCGCTGCGCTCGCGCGACTCCCGGCTGATGTCCGACGCGCTGCGCGCGCTCGGCGTCGGCATCGAGGAGACCGCCTCCTCCAGCTCCGGCGACGGCGCCGGCGGCGAGGCCTGGCGGGTCATCCCGGCCGCCCTGCACGGCCCGGCCACCGTCGACGTCGGCAACGCGGGCACGGTCATGCGCTTCCTGCCGCCCGTCGCCACCCTGGCCTCCGGAGACATCCGCTTCGACGGCGACCCGCGCTCCTACGAGCGTCCGCTCGGCCAGGTCATCAGCGCCCTGCGCACCCTCGGCGCCCGGATCGACGACGACGGCCGGGGCGCGCTGCCGCTGACCGTCCAGGGCGGCGGGGCGCTGGAGGGCGGTGTCGTCGAGATCGACGCCTCCAACTCCTCCCAGTTCGTCTCGGCGCTGCTGCTGTCGGGCCCGCGCTTCAACCAGGGCGTCGAGGTCCGGCACACCGGTACGACGCTGCCGTCGATGCCGCACATCCGGATGACGGTGGAGATGCTGCGCGCGGCGGGCGCCCAGGTCGACACCCCCGAGGCGGGCGGCGAGCCGAACGTGTGGCGGGTGGCGCCGAGCGCGCTGCTGGGCCGTGACGTGATCGTGGAGCCGGACCTGTCGAACGCGCAGCCGTTCCTGGCGGCCGCGCTGATCACGGGCGGTACGGTCACGATCCCCGACTGGCCGCGCCGCACCACGCAGCCGGGCGACGAGCTGCGCCGCATCTTCACGGAGATGGGCGGCTCCTGCGAGCTGACCGACGCGGGCCTGGTCTTCACCGGCAGCGGCAAGATCCACGGCATCGACGTGGACCTGGGCGAGGTCGGCGAGCTGACCCCCGGCATCGCGGCCGTCGCGGCGCTGGCCGACTCCCCGTCCACGCTGCGCGGGGTGGCGCACCTGCGGCTGCACGAGACGGACCGGCTGGCGGCGCTCACCAAGGAGATCAACGAGCTGGGCGGCGACGTCACCGAGACCGCGGACGGTCTGCACATCCGCCCGCGCCCGCTGCACGGCGGGGTGTTCCACACCTACGACGACCACCGGATGGCCACCGCGGGCGCGGTGATCGGCCTGGCGGTGGAGGGCGTGCGGATCGAGAACGTGGCGACGACCGCGAAGACCCTGCCGGACTTCCCGAAGATGTGGACGGACATGCTGGGCGAAGCTCCGCGGGTTGCGGGAGCGTAG
- the rsgA gene encoding ribosome small subunit-dependent GTPase A, producing the protein MRRYGKHTDEDDIRQRPNPKGNRPRTTIRPKHEDAAEGFVLTVDRGRLTCLVDGRTIHAMKARELGRKAAVVGDRVWIVGDLTGKKDTLARIVRIEERKSVLRRTADDDDPYERVVVANADQLAIVTALADPEPRPRMIDRCLVAAYDAGLEPLLVLTKSDLTSADKILEIYSTFGLNYVVTNREELAAGDAADRVRERLNGRITAFVGHSGVGKTTLVNSLVAEGRQRATGHVNAVTGRGRHTTTSALALPLPGGDGWVIDTPGVRSFGLHHVDPSRVILAFPDLVPGTEGCPRACSHDEQDCALDKWVEDGHADPARLYSLRRLLQTRERREGD; encoded by the coding sequence ATGCGCAGGTACGGCAAGCACACCGACGAGGACGACATCCGCCAGCGGCCCAACCCCAAGGGCAACCGGCCCCGGACCACCATCCGGCCCAAACACGAGGACGCGGCCGAGGGCTTCGTCCTGACCGTCGACCGCGGCCGGCTGACCTGCCTGGTCGACGGCCGCACCATCCACGCGATGAAGGCCCGCGAGCTGGGCCGCAAGGCGGCGGTGGTCGGCGACCGGGTCTGGATCGTCGGCGATCTGACCGGCAAGAAGGACACCCTCGCGCGGATCGTGCGGATCGAGGAGCGCAAGTCCGTCCTGCGGCGCACCGCGGACGACGACGACCCGTACGAGCGGGTGGTCGTGGCCAACGCGGACCAGCTGGCCATCGTCACGGCACTGGCCGACCCGGAGCCGCGGCCCCGGATGATCGACCGCTGTCTGGTGGCCGCGTACGACGCGGGGCTGGAGCCGCTGCTCGTGCTCACGAAGTCGGACCTGACCTCCGCGGACAAGATCCTGGAGATCTACTCCACCTTCGGCCTGAACTACGTGGTGACCAACCGCGAGGAGCTCGCCGCGGGCGACGCCGCCGACCGGGTGCGCGAGCGCCTGAACGGCCGGATCACCGCGTTCGTCGGCCACTCCGGCGTCGGCAAGACCACGTTGGTGAACTCGCTGGTCGCCGAGGGCCGACAGCGCGCCACCGGGCACGTCAACGCCGTGACCGGCCGCGGCCGGCACACCACCACCTCGGCGCTCGCGCTGCCGCTGCCAGGCGGCGACGGCTGGGTCATCGACACCCCGGGCGTGCGCTCCTTCGGCCTGCACCACGTGGACCCGTCCCGGGTGATCCTGGCCTTCCCGGACCTCGTTCCCGGCACGGAGGGCTGCCCGCGGGCCTGCAGCCACGACGAGCAGGACTGCGCCCTCGACAAGTGGGTGGAGGACGGCCACGCCGATCCGGCGCGCCTGTACTCTCTGCGGCGGCTCCTGCAGACCCGCGAGCGTCGCGAAGGGGACTGA